One Kaistella polysaccharea DNA segment encodes these proteins:
- a CDS encoding DEAD/DEAH box helicase yields MDLQKIYQNVQIQDMNQMQKSTYKAAETGKDIILLSPTGSGKTLAFLLPTVRKLNKNNSEIQAMILVPSRELALQIEQVFKSMGTDFKVTVCYGGHDKKIEVNNLVESPAVLIGTPGRIAYHLKNENFDPTTIETLVLDEFDKALEFGFHDDMTFIIESMPNLGQRMLTSATAMADIPKFTGINNAETIDFLKVLESKPDFQLRKVMTTSEEKLDTLFHLLCKIGNKRTLIFCNHRDAVDRISDLLKDKGISRETFHGGMEQDERERALLKFKNDSSRILITTDLASRGLDIPEVESIVHYQLPPKEDAFIHRNGRTARMNAKGFVYLIMTEDENFPFIKNNTPEEKLTQDYKMPARTPFLTLYISAGKKDKVNKVDIVGFLIKKGGLEKDDIGLIEVKDTTSYVAINRPKMVALLKTLENQRLKNKKLKIEIAY; encoded by the coding sequence ATGGACTTACAGAAAATCTACCAAAACGTGCAGATTCAGGATATGAATCAAATGCAGAAATCTACGTATAAAGCCGCAGAAACAGGAAAAGATATTATTTTACTTTCACCTACAGGATCCGGAAAAACACTTGCATTTCTATTGCCAACAGTCAGAAAGTTAAATAAAAATAATTCTGAAATTCAAGCCATGATTTTGGTTCCTTCTCGCGAATTGGCTTTACAGATTGAACAGGTTTTCAAAAGCATGGGAACAGATTTTAAAGTTACTGTATGCTACGGCGGACACGATAAAAAGATTGAAGTTAATAATCTTGTAGAGTCACCAGCAGTTTTAATTGGTACACCAGGTAGAATTGCTTACCATTTAAAAAATGAAAATTTTGATCCGACAACCATTGAAACTTTGGTGCTGGACGAATTTGACAAAGCATTGGAATTCGGTTTTCATGATGACATGACTTTCATTATTGAATCAATGCCGAATCTCGGTCAACGCATGCTCACTTCAGCCACCGCAATGGCGGACATCCCAAAATTTACAGGAATTAATAATGCGGAAACAATAGATTTTCTAAAAGTACTGGAATCGAAACCTGATTTCCAATTGCGAAAAGTGATGACCACTTCTGAAGAAAAACTCGATACTTTATTCCATTTATTGTGTAAAATAGGAAATAAGCGAACGCTAATTTTCTGTAACCACAGAGATGCAGTAGACCGAATTTCGGATTTGTTAAAAGACAAAGGAATTTCGCGCGAAACTTTTCACGGTGGAATGGAACAGGATGAAAGAGAACGCGCACTACTAAAATTTAAAAATGATTCTTCCCGAATTTTAATCACGACCGATTTAGCTTCCCGCGGTTTAGATATTCCTGAAGTTGAATCGATTGTTCATTACCAATTGCCGCCGAAAGAAGACGCGTTCATTCACCGCAATGGAAGAACTGCGAGAATGAATGCAAAAGGTTTTGTATATCTAATTATGACCGAAGATGAAAATTTCCCTTTCATAAAAAACAATACACCGGAAGAAAAACTCACGCAGGATTATAAAATGCCGGCACGAACTCCCTTTCTAACGCTTTATATAAGTGCGGGAAAAAAAGACAAAGTAAATAAAGTTGATATTGTTGGATTTCTGATTAAAAAAGGAGGTTTAGAAAAAGATGACATCGGTTTGATTGAAGTAAAAGACACTACCTCTTACGTCGCAATCAACCGCCCGAAGATGGTTGCTCTTTTAAAAACATTGGAAAATCAAAGATTAAAGAACAAAAAATTGAAAATTGAAATTGCCTATTAA
- a CDS encoding MerR family transcriptional regulator encodes MKLNLPDKLYYSIGEVSKAFDVNASLIRYWEQEFPIIKPKKNKKGNRYFTPEDIKNLQIIYHLVKQKGYTLDGARIALTTNSKISETVSMIDRLEFVKSELQKLKESLVEKPE; translated from the coding sequence ATGAAACTAAATTTACCTGATAAGCTGTATTATTCCATAGGCGAAGTGTCAAAGGCATTTGATGTGAACGCTTCCCTTATTCGATATTGGGAGCAGGAATTCCCCATTATTAAACCTAAAAAGAATAAAAAAGGCAACCGATATTTTACTCCCGAGGATATAAAAAATCTTCAGATTATTTATCATTTGGTAAAACAAAAGGGATATACGCTCGATGGTGCTCGAATTGCACTAACCACGAATTCCAAAATATCTGAAACCGTGTCTATGATTGACCGCTTGGAATTTGTAAAATCTGAACTGCAAAAACTGAAAGAATCACTGGTGGAAAAACCCGAATGA
- the rpsA gene encoding 30S ribosomal protein S1, with product MSETTTKEEVLMNQNVAPEQFDWDSFESGLDAESRQEKSDLEEIYNGSLKNLQDNDVLVGRVVRLTDKEAIVDINFKSEGVISLNEFRYNQGLAVGDEVEVMVDRREDKSGQLQLSHKKARTLKAWDRVNELHETGEIVNGFVKSRTKGGMIVDVLGIEAFLPGSQIDVKPIKDYDQFVGKTMEFKVVKINPEFKNVVVSHKALIEADIEGQKKEIIAQLEKGQVLEGTVKNITSYGVFVDLGGVDGLIHITDLSWSRVNHPSEILEDGQVVKVVILDFDDEKTRIQLGMKQLEAHPWDALSADMKVGDRLKGKVVVLADYGAFVEVAPGVEGLIHVSEMSWSTHLRSAGDFVKVGDEVEAEVLTLDREDRKISLGMKQLSQDPWSNIEAKYPVGSEHTGIVRNFTNFGVFVELEEGIDGLIYISDLSWTKKIKHPSEFCAVGDQLKVVVLELDTAARRLSLGHKQLQENPWDKFETKYAEGTVHAGTATEVFDKGAQVQFEDAEVEAFCPSRLLEKEDGSKIKKGDSADFKVIEFNKEFKRVVVSHTGIFRDEEKKNVREQSSNSSSNKSTGSSNNEEKSTLGDLDVLAELKKKMEGK from the coding sequence ATGTCAGAAACGACAACAAAAGAAGAGGTTCTAATGAACCAAAACGTAGCTCCAGAACAGTTTGACTGGGATTCATTTGAATCAGGTCTTGACGCTGAGTCTAGACAAGAAAAAAGCGATTTAGAAGAAATCTATAATGGATCTCTTAAAAATCTTCAAGACAATGACGTTCTTGTTGGTAGAGTTGTAAGACTTACCGATAAAGAAGCGATTGTTGACATTAACTTCAAGTCTGAAGGAGTTATTTCTTTAAACGAATTCCGTTACAACCAAGGTCTAGCAGTAGGTGATGAAGTTGAGGTAATGGTTGACAGAAGAGAAGACAAATCAGGTCAGTTACAATTATCTCACAAAAAAGCTAGAACGCTTAAAGCTTGGGATCGAGTAAACGAACTTCACGAAACTGGAGAAATCGTAAACGGTTTTGTAAAATCAAGAACAAAAGGTGGTATGATCGTAGATGTTTTAGGCATCGAAGCGTTCTTACCAGGTTCACAAATTGACGTGAAGCCAATTAAAGATTATGATCAGTTCGTAGGAAAAACAATGGAATTCAAAGTGGTGAAAATCAACCCAGAATTTAAAAACGTTGTAGTTTCTCACAAAGCATTGATCGAAGCAGATATTGAAGGTCAGAAAAAAGAAATCATCGCACAACTAGAAAAAGGTCAGGTACTAGAAGGTACTGTTAAGAATATTACGTCTTACGGTGTATTTGTTGACTTAGGTGGTGTTGATGGATTAATCCACATTACAGATCTTTCTTGGAGTAGAGTTAATCACCCATCAGAAATCTTAGAGGACGGACAAGTTGTAAAAGTTGTAATCCTTGATTTCGATGACGAGAAAACGAGAATCCAGTTAGGTATGAAGCAATTAGAAGCTCATCCTTGGGATGCTCTTTCTGCTGATATGAAAGTGGGTGACAGATTAAAAGGTAAAGTAGTAGTACTTGCTGATTACGGTGCATTTGTAGAAGTTGCGCCAGGTGTTGAAGGTCTAATTCACGTTTCAGAAATGTCTTGGTCAACTCACTTAAGAAGTGCAGGTGATTTCGTAAAAGTAGGAGACGAAGTTGAGGCAGAAGTTTTAACTTTAGATAGAGAAGACCGTAAAATTTCTTTGGGTATGAAGCAATTAAGCCAAGATCCATGGTCTAACATCGAAGCTAAATATCCAGTAGGTTCTGAGCACACAGGAATTGTAAGAAACTTTACAAACTTCGGTGTATTCGTAGAATTGGAAGAAGGTATCGACGGATTAATTTACATCTCTGATCTATCTTGGACTAAAAAAATCAAGCATCCATCAGAATTCTGTGCAGTTGGAGATCAATTAAAAGTTGTAGTTCTAGAATTAGATACAGCAGCAAGAAGATTATCTTTAGGTCACAAACAATTACAAGAAAATCCTTGGGATAAATTTGAAACTAAATATGCTGAAGGAACTGTACACGCAGGAACAGCAACTGAAGTATTCGACAAAGGAGCTCAGGTTCAATTTGAAGACGCAGAAGTTGAAGCATTCTGTCCATCAAGATTATTAGAGAAGGAAGACGGATCTAAAATCAAGAAAGGCGACAGCGCAGATTTCAAAGTAATCGAATTCAACAAAGAATTCAAAAGAGTAGTAGTTTCTCATACAGGAATTTTCAGAGACGAAGAAAAGAAAAATGTAAGAGAGCAATCTTCAAACTCTTCATCTAACAAATCAACAGGTTCTTCAAACAACGAAGAAAAATCTACCTTAGGTGATTTAGATGTATTAGCAGAATTGAAAAAGAAAATGGAAGGTAAATAA